The following proteins are encoded in a genomic region of Pseudodesulfovibrio mercurii:
- a CDS encoding MotE family protein yields MTKKTPAKKRKTTRWQRSGTSLTITKVLVSLIFLALLKLAVFGLLSVDSLTLKAVETVLPDVFSGETASAQDSGAPAAPAASSTPVADKADSAANRAAKAETAMDQAASEKRTEADMPSEWKALKKKEEELAIKERTLNEMEASIKAEAEKVQKLHDEIKSMLDEAKQIKDQRVKQLVDMLSNTKAKKAAEILQDMDEDLAVKVLSGMRGRQAGEILSFVESKKAAKLSEALTKLQIPFQQ; encoded by the coding sequence ATGACCAAGAAAACGCCCGCGAAGAAAAGGAAAACGACGAGATGGCAACGCTCCGGTACGAGCCTCACGATCACTAAGGTCCTTGTCAGCCTCATCTTCCTGGCCCTGCTCAAGCTCGCCGTGTTCGGCCTGTTGAGCGTCGATTCCCTGACGCTCAAGGCGGTGGAGACGGTGCTGCCCGACGTATTTTCCGGCGAGACCGCGTCGGCCCAGGACAGCGGCGCTCCCGCCGCCCCGGCCGCGTCGTCCACGCCCGTGGCCGACAAGGCGGACTCCGCGGCCAACCGCGCGGCCAAGGCCGAGACGGCCATGGATCAGGCCGCGTCCGAGAAACGCACCGAGGCGGACATGCCCTCGGAGTGGAAGGCCCTCAAGAAGAAGGAAGAGGAGCTGGCCATCAAGGAGCGGACCCTGAACGAGATGGAGGCCTCCATCAAGGCCGAGGCCGAAAAGGTCCAGAAGCTCCACGACGAGATCAAGTCCATGCTCGACGAGGCCAAGCAGATCAAGGACCAGCGGGTCAAGCAGCTGGTCGACATGCTCTCCAACACCAAGGCCAAGAAGGCCGCCGAGATCCTCCAGGACATGGACGAGGACCTGGCCGTCAAGGTCCTGTCCGGCATGCGCGGCAGGCAGGCGGGCGAGATCCTGTCCTTTGTGGAGTCCAAGAAGGCGGCCAAGCTCTCCGAGGCCCTGACCAAGCTCCAGATTCCCTTCCAGCAGTAG
- the fliJ gene encoding flagellar export protein FliJ, which yields MARPFHFKLDKVLDYREQLEEQARGALARAQVARDAQADRLADLERRLAAHLAAQAESRTSANDMWLWRQYRDALSQDVSIARVELNGLELKLQRCRAEAVERSKDRKLLEKLKQTQAKRHHDQENAREEKENDEMATLRYEPHDH from the coding sequence ATGGCCAGGCCGTTTCACTTCAAGCTCGACAAGGTGCTCGACTACCGCGAGCAGTTGGAGGAGCAGGCCAGGGGCGCCCTGGCCCGGGCCCAGGTGGCCCGCGACGCCCAGGCCGACAGGCTGGCCGACCTCGAACGGCGGCTTGCGGCCCACCTGGCCGCCCAGGCCGAGTCGCGCACCTCGGCCAACGACATGTGGCTGTGGCGGCAGTACCGGGACGCCCTGTCCCAGGATGTGTCCATCGCCCGCGTGGAACTGAACGGTTTGGAACTCAAATTGCAACGTTGCCGCGCGGAGGCCGTGGAACGGTCCAAGGACAGGAAGCTTCTGGAGAAGCTCAAGCAAACGCAAGCCAAGAGGCATCATGACCAAGAAAACGCCCGCGAAGAAAAGGAAAACGACGAGATGGCAACGCTCCGGTACGAGCCTCACGATCACTAA